The genomic region GCCGCTTTGCCGCAACATCGCCGGCGGCGCGGACGATCGGCGGGACCGAGAGCAGGATGGCCGAGACGAGGCCGCCGATCGCGACCAGGCCGAGCGGCGTGATCCGGACCCTGGCCGAGGCGCGGAACCGGCCGGCCTTGAGCACGGCATGCGCGGTTTGCGGGACGGCGAGGGGGGCGGTGGCGGTGGCTGTGGCGGTGGCTGTGGCTGTGGCGGGAGGGTGCGTCATGCCGGGGCAAACGCGCGAGGGCGCGATCGGATCAGCGGGGCGCGCCGCAGCGCTCAGCCGGGCTTGCGCGCCTTATGCGCGGCGATCGCCTCGTCGAGCGCGGCGATCCGCTGCCGCTCGGGCGTATCCTTTGCCAGCCCCTTGAGGCGACAGGCCGCCCAGAGCTGGCGGCGTTCGGATTCGAGCTTCTTGAGATAGAGATCGGCCATCGGCGCGGCCTAGCCCGAGATGCGGGCCCGGGGGAAGGGGTGCGCGGAAGCGCGGCGGCGGCGATCGGGGGGTGGGGTGAGGTTGGTATTGTGTCCCCGGAATCCTATCGCAGGGGGGGGAGTGGTGAGTATCAGGTGCTGCAGGTGGCGCAGTGCCGGTATCATTATTGAAGCGACTCATTTGCACCACATTCCGACTCCACACGTATCTATTTGTTGACGTGCGCGGATACGCCCACGCGTGAGGGAAGCATGCTGGCTACCATTGGCTATGAGCGCTCAACGCTCTCCGATTTCATAGCAACTCTACAACTTGCCGGAGTTGAACTCTTGGTCGACGTTAGGGAACGAGCACAGTCTCGGCGCCCGGGCTTTTCAAAGAAGTCTCTAGCGGAAGCACTGAAGTCCGCAGGAATTGAGTATCTGCACCTTCCCCAACTGGGCGACCCCAAGAGCGGCAGAGAGGCCGCCCGTTCCGGAAATATGACGTTGTTTCTGCAAATATTTAACGGCGTAATGAAAGGAACCCGCGCGCAAGAGGCTTTAGGCCAACTTGAGAAGCTCGCCGCAGAGAAGCACATATGCTTGATGTGCTTTGAGCGCGATCAGAGAGAATGCCACAGGAAGATCGTTGCCGAGAACCTTGAGATTCGCTTAGGTGTAAAGGCCACACATTGGGGTGTGGCCTTGGGGGCAGGCAATGGCGGCGCAGATCGACGAGTGCTTCATATTGATCAAGGCGCAGCCGCATCGATCTAGTAAGTACTATGAAACGGTCTGCTGCGCCGGGGTTGGCAGGGATCAAAAGTGGCGCAGGCAGTATCCTGTACCGTTTAGGATTTTATCCGACACGCAGAAGTTCAAGCGCTGGAATTGGATCCGGTATAAGTTCACTAGGTCAAAAGAGGACCCTCGGACAGAAAGCCAGAAGGTCATTCCAGAAAGCCTTGAGCTCATTGGTGAGATCAAAAAGGGGGAGCGAGCGTCGTTCCTCGATCCATTGATCCGCGCCTCTTTCGCAGAAGCGGATGGTAAGAGAGAATCTCTGACTCTAATAAGACCCAAGACGTTTGCCTTAGAGGCAAAAGAAAAGTCCGCTCTGGAAATCATGCGTGAGACAGTAAAGCACGGAGAGCTGGCTAACCAGCTTTCAATGTTTGACTCGACCGCCAGGCCGCTAACTCCTTGTCCGATGCGCTTCATTGCGAAATGGAGAGATCAGGATGGCAAGGAGCGAACTCATGAATGTGATGACTGGGAAACGGCAGCTGCCTTTAGTCGCTTTGAGCGGGCATACGGGCGCGTTGAGGCTCTGAGGTCCCTCCGCGGAAAGTATGAGGACGAGTACATGCGCGCTGGGCTGGCGCTGGGTTTCAGCACGCATAAGCGACGCAACGCCGAATTCGGCACTCAGAACCAGTGGTTGCTTGTTGCGATGATACGGCTCGACGAAATCAAGCAGCCGTCGCTTAGCTTCTGAAGGTGGCGACGGTCGCTTGAGCTTGCGTGCGATAGATGCTCAATCATGCTCCCGCCCGCCAGCACCCATATAGAGTTCGCTGCCGGCTTCCTTGAACACCTTGCTCATCTGCTCCATCCCCGCTTCGGCATCGGCCGGATCGCTCTGGGCTGAGCCCCCTCCACCATGCTGCGCATGGTCCCCAGTGTCAGGTCGCGCATCCCCCCGGGATGCGCTGAGATTGCCGGGGGCAATCTCACCTGACACTCCGTTCCGGGGAGGATTGGCGGCGAGGAAACCCTCGGCGCCCTGATTCTGCTTCGCGGCGAAAGTCCCGAGTTCGAGATCGCGTCCATCCCCCGGATGGCCGCTATTTGCTGCGCGTCCCGCAGCAAATTCTCGAACTTCCTGCGTGATCTTCATCGAGCAGAATTTCGGGCCGCACATCGAGCAGAAATGCGCGGTCTTGGCGCCTTCGGCCGGCAGCGTCTGGTCGTGGTACTGTTCCGCCGTGTCGGGATCGAGCGACAGGTTGAACTGGTCGCGCCAGCGGAATTCGAAGCGGGCGCGGCTTAGCGCGTCGTCGCGCAGCTTGGCGGCGGGGTGGCCCTTGGCGAGATCGGCGGCGTGGGCGGCGAGCTTGTAGGTCACCACGCCCACCTTCACATCGTCGCGGTCGGGCAGGCCGAGATGCTCCTTGGGCGTGACGTAGCAGAGCATCGCCGTGCCGTACCAACCGATCATCGCGGCGCCGATGCCGCTGGTGATATGGTCGTAGCCCGGCGCGATGTCGGTGGTGAGCGGCCCGAGCGTGTAGAAGGGCGCCTCGCCGCATGCCTCCAGCTGCTTGTCCATATTCTCCTTGATCTTGTGCATCGGCACATGGCCGGGGCCCTCAATCATCACCTGAACGTCGTGCTCCCACGCCTTCTTCGTCAGTTCGCCCAGCGTGTAGAGCTCGGCGAACTGCGCCTCGTCATTGGCGTCGGCGATGCTGCCGGGGCGCAGACCGTCGCCCAGCGAGAAGGCGACGTCATAGGCCTTCATCAGCTCGCAGATTTCCTCGAACCGTTCGTAGAGGAAGCTCTCCTTGTGATGCGCGAGGCACCATTTCGCCATGATGCTGCCGCCGCGGCTGACGATGCCGGTGACGCGCTTCGCGGTGAGCGGGACATAGGGCAGGCGGACGCCGGCGTGGATGGTGAAATAATCGACGCCCTGTTCGGCCTGCTCGACCAAAGTGTCGCGGAAGATCTCCCAGGTCAGATCCTCGGCGATGCCGCCGACTTTCTCGAGCGCCTGGTAGATGGGGACAGTGCCGATCGGCACGGGGCTGTTGCGCAGGATCCATTCGCGCGTGTCGTGGATGTTGCGGCCGGTGGAGAGGTCCATCACCGTGTCGGCGCCCCAGCGCGTGGCCCAGACCATCTTGTCGACTTCGCTCGCCACGTCGGAGGCGACGGCGCTGTTGCCGATATTGGCGTTGATCTTGACCAGGAAGTTGCGGCCGATCGCCATCGGCTCGGACTCGGGGTGGTTGATGTTGCTGGGGATGATCGCGCGGCCGCGCGCGACTTCGTCGCGGACGAATTCGGGCGTGACATGATCGGGGATCGCGGCGCCGAAGCTCTCGCCGTCGCGGGTGGCGGCGGCGTGCATCGCGTCGCGGCCCAGATTCTCGCGGATCGCGACATATTCCATCTCGGGCGTGACGATGCCGCGACGGGCATAGTGCATCTGGCTGACGTTCATCCCCGGTTTCGCGCGCAGCACCGTCTTGCGCACGTTCGGGAACGGCTGGACCCCGCCCGAGCGATCGGGGCCGAGCTGGCCATTGTCCTCCGGCCGCACCTCGCGCTGGTCGACTTCCTCGACGTCGCCGCGACCGCGAATCCAGTCGCGCCGCAGCTCGGGCAGGCCGGCCATGATGTCGATCCGCGCGTTCGAGTCGGTATAGGGGCCCGAGGGATCATAGACGCGCAGCGGCGGCTCGCCCGACGAAGGCTCGAGATCGATCTCGCGCATCGCGACCTTCAGCGGACCGACGTGCACCTTGCGGCTGCCGCGGATCGCGCCGGTGGTGACCTTGAGCTCGGGGAATGCGGGGTTGTCGGCCATCGTATCGCTCCTCATGCGGAGGGACACGGATTTCGCGAGGCGAACGCCGCTCCCTCCCTACGCCGGTGTCAACCGGATCAGGTTCTGCGGGTCGCAGGCTCGTGCCTGCCTCTCAACCGCCGTTGCAGCGGTCCCCCGGGGATAGCGCCTGTGTAACAGCTTCGCGGCGACGGCGACAGGGCACGAATTCGCTTTCCACAGTGGAAAGTTTTGACTTGCCAAAGTGGAAAGACCCGCGCTATGACTTTCCATATTGGAAAACGAGGAGCCAAGCCATGAGTCCCGAGGAAGCCCGCGCCGCACTTGCCCAGGTGCAGCAGACCGACCAGCGAATGGCCACCCGCATGCGCTGGCCGTTCCGCCGCCATGCGATGTTCGGCCTGTGCGAGGCGCTGATCGTCGGCGGGATCGGCACGGGCCATCCGGTCGGAATCGCCGCAATGGGCGCGGGATGCGCCCTCACCGCAGTGCTGATCCTCGACGACAAGAAGCGCCACGGCATGTTCGTTTCCGGGCTGCAAGGACGGCGGACCTGGCCGGCGCTGGCGATCGCGGTGATCCTGGTGCTCGCGGGGGTTATCGGCGCGCTGGCGCTGCGCGACGCGGAAGGCGTCGATCCGCGCGTGCTGGCGATCGCGGCGGTCGTCTGGGCCGGCTGCACCGCCGCGAGCCTGTGGTGGGAGCGGCTGTACCGGGCCGAGCTGGCCTCGGGAGCAGCCCGGTGAGCCGCGCCCCGCAGGTCGATCCGGCGCTGCACGCGCCTGCGCGGCTGCAGATCGCGGCGATGCTCGCACGCGCCGACGAAGTCGAGTTCGCGACGCTGCGCGAGGTACTGGAGGTGAGCGACAGCGTGCTGTCCAAGCATCTCTCGGCGCTGAGCGAGGCGGGCTATGTCACGCTCAAGAAGGCGAAGATGGACGGGCGCCAGCGCACCTGGGCGGCCTTCACCCGCGCGGGGCGCAAGGCGTTCGCGAGCCATATGGCGGCGCTCCAGGCGCTGATCGCGGCCGCCGAGGGCGCGACGGCGCCGGAGAGTCAGAAGGAGTAGGCGAGGCCGATTGCGCCCATCCACTGGTCACGCGACCCCGTGCGCGTGACCGGACTGTCGGCGAAATCGTTGACCAGGCGGCGATACATGCCGCCCGCGACGAGCTGGAGCCCGCCGGTGAGATCGCCGGTGAGCGAGACGGCAGTGCCCGCGCCGATGCCCCAGTTCTTCCACCCGCCATCGGCATCATAGGCGGGCAGGCCGCTGGCCGCCGCATCGGCGGGGGTGACGCTGAAATAGGCATCGGCATAGCCGTTTTCGGCGCGCTCGGCCGAGGCGAACACCGCGACCGCTGCCTTGCGGCTTAGCGGAGTCATGTAGCTGACCGATGGCGAGAGAATGCCGCTTTCGTGCGCGCCGTTGACGTCGTAGCGATAGCTGAGCGTGACCGAAAGCCGGTCATAGTCGCTGGTGACAACGCCGACGCGCGCGACGCCGACATAGCCGCCGAGTTCGATGCCGGTATTGCGCTCCGGAAGCGCCGCAACGCGCGGGTCGTCGATCGAATCCGCGCTGGTGCGATTGAAATCGAGCACGAGCGAGGGTCCGGCCTGAATGTCCCAGCCGGGGCCGCCGCTGTCGCGGACCAGATCGACGCTCAGCCGATTGCCGATGAACTGGAAGGCAAATCCCGAGACGCGGCCGATCGCACCCGGCGCGGGCGTGATCGACGTGTCGCCCGAGCCTTCATATTGCGGAAGCACCACGCCGGCGGCTCCGGCCATGACGAAATCGCCACCGGCATCGGCGCTGCGATCCTGCGCCAGAACGGGCGTGGCGAACAAGGTCGCGACGAGAAAGGCGGCACGGCGAAGCGCTGGGGGCACGAAGTCACTCCTGCGAAGAATGTTGCGGGTGCGAAACGCGGTTCGGGGCAATAGGGTCCGCGCGGGGATGCGGCTCAGAGAAGATAGCGCAGCCGCACCCGCTGAGTCGCGCCCTCGGCCGGCAGCGAGAAGCGTGCGGCGGCGAAACGCGGCGGGCCGAAACCAACCGCCGGGTTCTGCGAGAAGCCGAAGCCCTCACGCGGGATGCCGGCAAAGGTATCGAGCCGCGCATTGCCGTTCTCGTCGTGGATCACGGCAAGCGCATAGGCGCCGGGAGCGAGCCGCTCGAGCCGGAGGCTGGCCACCGTCGCCGGAACCGTGCGCGTGATCGCGACGGCATCGTCGTGACAATCGGGAAAACTCGCCGGATCGCGGGTCAGGCAGAGGCGCAACACGCCGCGTTCCGAGCGCAGCGCAGCAAACTCGATCTCAAGGCTTGCCGACGGCTCTTCCAGCGGCGCCATCGCGGGCAGCAGCGCGGCGGCGAGCAGCAGCGCGATCGCGCGCGAAGTCGCCCGTCCCCCTATCGGTGCCGCAAAGCCGATCCCAGAAGCGGAAGTAGAGCCCATAGTTGCACCCATATTGCTCGTGATGGCGCTGATGATGGCTCGCCGTGATCAGCCAGGCCCCCACTGGCCCCCGCCACATGAACCGGGGGAAAATCTCCCACCCCATGTGATTGGTCACACCCATAACCGTCATGATCGCCAGCACCAGCCCCAGCGCGCCGACATGGATCGGAATCACGAACACCAGCAGCGGAATCACCACCGCCCCCGTGAGCGCCTCGATCGGATGGAAGCTCATTGCCGCCCAGGCGGTGGGCGGACGGCTGGCGTGGTGCACGGCATGGGCGATGCGGAACCACTTCGGCCGATGCATCCAGCGGTGGGTCCAGTAGAACCAGCTGTCGTGCGCGAAGAGATAGAGCAGCACTGACAGCGGCAGATACCAGAGCGGCCAGGCGGAGACATCGGTGTAGATCCGCGTCCAGCCGTGATTCTGCCATCCCCAGGCGACGACCCCGGCGGGGATCCCGTAGATCGCCGCGCTCGCCAGCGACCAGCCGATCTCGCGGCGCACCTGCGCGTCGAGCCCGGCGTAGAGACCCGGATGCCGCAGCCGCGTGGCCAGCGCGAAGCCTCCGCTGGCGATCAGATAGCGCACGCCGACGATCAGCGTCATCGCGAGCGCGGACAGGAGGATGGCGAGAGCGACCGTCATTGTCGCGCTACCCTACACCGGCCGCGACCGGCTGGAAACGCCGGCGGGCCCATGCGGCGGAACTACGGCCCCGCCCGCTCGGCAGCCGCAGCGAGTTCGCGGAACCAGCGCAGCTTTTCCTCGAACCGCAGCCGGGCGAGACCGCTGGGCGACGGAAGCACGACGTCGCGCGCGGGCGGAAAGAGGCTGGCGCGCTGAAGCCCCCAATCGGCGCGGGCGCGCCCGGCGGCGGCGAGATAGACGCCCTTGCCCGTATAGCCGATCGCGCGAGGGCGGCAGCGCGCGACGATCTCCGCCAGCCGGGGCACGCCCGCGCGCAGCTCGGCGCGACCGAGCTCGGCGGCGGTGGCAGTGGCGCGCGCGACGAGGTTGGTCGAGCCGATGCCGTGATCCAGCAGCGCGCGGCATTCGTCGGGGCGCAGCAGCCGCGGCGTCAGGCCGCTCGCGTGGAGCAGCCGCCAGAACTGATTGCCGCGCCCGGCATAGTGGTGGCCGGTATCGCCCGAGCGGATGCCCGGATTGAAGCCGACGATCAGCACATCGAGATCGGACGCGAGGATGTCTTCCATTCAATCGGCGTAAATCATCTTGCGGGTCATGCCGCCGTCGACGACGAACTGCTGTCCGGTGATGAAACCCGCGCCCTCGCTTGCGAGAAACGCCACCGTGGCGGCGATGTCCTGCGGCGTGCCCACCCGGCCGACCGGATGCTGCTCGCAGTCGATCGGACGATGCTCGACCGACTGGCGCTCGCCTGCCTTCTGCCAGTCGCGAGTTTCGATCCAGCCGGGAAGGATCGCGTTGACGCGGATGTCGGGACCGAGGCTGATCGCGAGCGCGTGGGTGAGCGCACACAGCCCGCCCTTGGCGGCGGCATAGGCTTCGGTCTGCGGCTCCGACTGGAGCGCGCGCGTCGATGCCATGAACACGATCGAGCCCTTCGCGGCCCGCAGCAGCGGGACGCAGGCGCGCGTCATCAGAAAGCCGCCGGTGAGGTGGCTGTCCTGCCACTTCCGCCAGGTTTCGAGGGCGAGATCCTCGATCGGACCGGTATAGGGATCGGCGATGCCGGCGTTGCTGACGAGCAGATCGAGCCGGTCGCCGGCGAAGCCGCGCCAGGCGGCGACCGCATCGGCGACGGCGCTTTCGTCGCCGACGTCGACGGTGCGTGCGAAGAGCGGCGCCTGGGGGAGACGCTCGCGCATCTCGG from Sphingosinithalassobacter sp. CS137 harbors:
- a CDS encoding DUF488 family protein: MLATIGYERSTLSDFIATLQLAGVELLVDVRERAQSRRPGFSKKSLAEALKSAGIEYLHLPQLGDPKSGREAARSGNMTLFLQIFNGVMKGTRAQEALGQLEKLAAEKHICLMCFERDQRECHRKIVAENLEIRLGVKATHWGVALGAGNGGADRRVLHIDQGAAASI
- the thiC gene encoding phosphomethylpyrimidine synthase ThiC, with protein sequence MADNPAFPELKVTTGAIRGSRKVHVGPLKVAMREIDLEPSSGEPPLRVYDPSGPYTDSNARIDIMAGLPELRRDWIRGRGDVEEVDQREVRPEDNGQLGPDRSGGVQPFPNVRKTVLRAKPGMNVSQMHYARRGIVTPEMEYVAIRENLGRDAMHAAATRDGESFGAAIPDHVTPEFVRDEVARGRAIIPSNINHPESEPMAIGRNFLVKINANIGNSAVASDVASEVDKMVWATRWGADTVMDLSTGRNIHDTREWILRNSPVPIGTVPIYQALEKVGGIAEDLTWEIFRDTLVEQAEQGVDYFTIHAGVRLPYVPLTAKRVTGIVSRGGSIMAKWCLAHHKESFLYERFEEICELMKAYDVAFSLGDGLRPGSIADANDEAQFAELYTLGELTKKAWEHDVQVMIEGPGHVPMHKIKENMDKQLEACGEAPFYTLGPLTTDIAPGYDHITSGIGAAMIGWYGTAMLCYVTPKEHLGLPDRDDVKVGVVTYKLAAHAADLAKGHPAAKLRDDALSRARFEFRWRDQFNLSLDPDTAEQYHDQTLPAEGAKTAHFCSMCGPKFCSMKITQEVREFAAGRAANSGHPGDGRDLELGTFAAKQNQGAEGFLAANPPRNGVSGEIAPGNLSASRGDARPDTGDHAQHGGGGSAQSDPADAEAGMEQMSKVFKEAGSELYMGAGGREHD
- a CDS encoding transcriptional regulator; this translates as MSRAPQVDPALHAPARLQIAAMLARADEVEFATLREVLEVSDSVLSKHLSALSEAGYVTLKKAKMDGRQRTWAAFTRAGRKAFASHMAALQALIAAAEGATAPESQKE
- a CDS encoding MipA/OmpV family protein: MPPALRRAAFLVATLFATPVLAQDRSADAGGDFVMAGAAGVVLPQYEGSGDTSITPAPGAIGRVSGFAFQFIGNRLSVDLVRDSGGPGWDIQAGPSLVLDFNRTSADSIDDPRVAALPERNTGIELGGYVGVARVGVVTSDYDRLSVTLSYRYDVNGAHESGILSPSVSYMTPLSRKAAVAVFASAERAENGYADAYFSVTPADAAASGLPAYDADGGWKNWGIGAGTAVSLTGDLTGGLQLVAGGMYRRLVNDFADSPVTRTGSRDQWMGAIGLAYSF
- a CDS encoding DUF2141 domain-containing protein, encoding MAPLEEPSASLEIEFAALRSERGVLRLCLTRDPASFPDCHDDAVAITRTVPATVASLRLERLAPGAYALAVIHDENGNARLDTFAGIPREGFGFSQNPAVGFGPPRFAAARFSLPAEGATQRVRLRYLL
- a CDS encoding sterol desaturase family protein codes for the protein MTVALAILLSALAMTLIVGVRYLIASGGFALATRLRHPGLYAGLDAQVRREIGWSLASAAIYGIPAGVVAWGWQNHGWTRIYTDVSAWPLWYLPLSVLLYLFAHDSWFYWTHRWMHRPKWFRIAHAVHHASRPPTAWAAMSFHPIEALTGAVVIPLLVFVIPIHVGALGLVLAIMTVMGVTNHMGWEIFPRFMWRGPVGAWLITASHHQRHHEQYGCNYGLYFRFWDRLCGTDRGTGDFARDRAAARRRAAARDGAAGRAVGKP
- a CDS encoding mismatch-specific DNA-glycosylase, whose amino-acid sequence is MEDILASDLDVLIVGFNPGIRSGDTGHHYAGRGNQFWRLLHASGLTPRLLRPDECRALLDHGIGSTNLVARATATAAELGRAELRAGVPRLAEIVARCRPRAIGYTGKGVYLAAAGRARADWGLQRASLFPPARDVVLPSPSGLARLRFEEKLRWFRELAAAAERAGP
- a CDS encoding SDR family oxidoreductase, coding for MKSAIVTGGAQGIGRGTVQHLLDQGWRVGIFDADGEAVAEMRERLPQAPLFARTVDVGDESAVADAVAAWRGFAGDRLDLLVSNAGIADPYTGPIEDLALETWRKWQDSHLTGGFLMTRACVPLLRAAKGSIVFMASTRALQSEPQTEAYAAAKGGLCALTHALAISLGPDIRVNAILPGWIETRDWQKAGERQSVEHRPIDCEQHPVGRVGTPQDIAATVAFLASEGAGFITGQQFVVDGGMTRKMIYAD